A window of the Listeria swaminathanii genome harbors these coding sequences:
- a CDS encoding T7SS effector LXG polymorphic toxin, producing MTKISISEVSEFLRMLKTTNNNVGNNITSLERAINQYNEDNELEGEAIARSKAYYNNIYFPLCQAIREGMRISEELLEQYLNDFAYQVDSSFDCCIDADGLYELSQRVDRLERDFEELQQSLSIGTSTLHQGKVLRLQMEMFNAWKKEQLLEKYIQFEQSHGNFFSGLEELTSHIKRAVQEIDRNISFDSSTGLYNLGNMNTSILTDLQKTMRRTQPERDKKALEEIAVMDEDGKIIGVNWGRVAQLLREPNKLTSERLRALQALWNSRFDVIDEYERGFFAFFAPVISPLLGFEYNQDNDYYFTNEHSLQRYGGFMDFYDDAGFLLGMDLDTEVITFISGDKEYRVQLWKGNYGLGAAYGGELGIYYRNASDANTNPYQEGSENSKLIWYRCVDEEDELVSTSTIYDKTTDEQLIRNSTRDYAENGDHFWNLAIQTNFGQTKENLYMVERIEIPNEELRNDFVEALKKETDISNIIINGDAVTFTWKN from the coding sequence ATGACTAAAATATCCATCTCTGAGGTATCGGAGTTTTTAAGAATGCTTAAAACAACTAATAATAACGTAGGTAACAATATTACGAGTTTAGAACGAGCGATTAATCAGTATAATGAAGATAATGAATTAGAGGGAGAAGCAATTGCTAGATCCAAAGCATATTACAATAATATATATTTCCCGTTATGTCAAGCTATTCGCGAAGGTATGAGAATCAGTGAGGAGCTTTTAGAGCAATACTTGAATGATTTTGCGTATCAAGTAGATTCATCTTTTGACTGTTGCATTGATGCTGATGGATTGTATGAATTGAGTCAAAGAGTAGACAGACTAGAACGTGACTTTGAAGAATTACAACAATCACTTTCTATTGGAACAAGTACTTTGCATCAAGGGAAGGTTTTAAGATTACAAATGGAGATGTTTAATGCTTGGAAGAAAGAGCAGTTACTAGAAAAATATATTCAATTTGAACAATCGCATGGTAATTTTTTTAGTGGGTTAGAAGAATTAACTTCCCATATAAAACGCGCAGTTCAAGAAATTGATCGAAATATATCATTTGATAGTAGTACGGGTCTATATAATTTGGGGAATATGAATACTTCTATTTTAACAGATTTACAAAAAACAATGAGAAGAACGCAACCAGAACGAGATAAAAAAGCTCTTGAAGAGATTGCCGTGATGGATGAAGATGGAAAAATTATTGGGGTTAATTGGGGGAGAGTTGCTCAATTACTTCGGGAGCCGAACAAATTAACAAGTGAACGACTTCGTGCGTTACAGGCATTATGGAACTCTAGGTTCGATGTAATTGATGAATATGAGCGGGGCTTTTTTGCATTTTTTGCACCGGTTATTTCACCATTATTAGGATTTGAATATAATCAAGATAATGATTACTATTTTACGAATGAGCACTCATTGCAAAGATATGGTGGATTTATGGATTTTTATGATGATGCTGGTTTCTTATTAGGAATGGATTTAGATACTGAAGTAATAACTTTTATTTCGGGAGACAAAGAATACCGTGTGCAGTTATGGAAAGGGAACTACGGACTAGGAGCAGCGTACGGTGGAGAATTGGGTATTTATTATCGTAACGCAAGTGATGCTAATACAAACCCGTACCAAGAAGGATCTGAAAACTCTAAGTTAATTTGGTATCGTTGTGTGGATGAGGAAGATGAGCTTGTTTCAACTTCTACCATTTATGATAAAACTACAGATGAACAACTTATTAGAAACAGCACACGGGATTATGCTGAGAATGGGGATCACTTTTGGAACTTAGCCATTCAAACAAATTTTGGACAAACTAAAGAAAACTTATATATGGTGGAACGTATTGAAATACCAAATGAAGAGCTTAGAAATGATTTTGTAGAAGCATTAAAAAAAGAAACTGATATTAGTAATATAATTATTAATGGAGATGCGGTGACATTTACTTGGAAAAATTAA
- a CDS encoding transglutaminase TgpA family protein, translated as MKRYLSLVMLFILSVLLISEWIYPFAELTELSTANWIILFITISLGSFFLRLKYYWTIPLHVVMIFIVSGIYYAKGGILSANWFSSFFQITFNGFKDMVQFRSSDISMDFILIVFLIALWLLSYITTYSILRKQRIMSVLILTVAYLAVINTFTDYNSNWAIVRTVLEGFLLLHLALASRIAAPNRISADSLKRNGLFYHVFVIMLLAVFVFSSLMLPKKAPIFPDPVPTIKNALGINTTRTVGYSEDDTTLGGALKKDNGTVFTARTDKGHYWRVESKTNYTGTGWANANTGDVVSFSSGDTFPIQLTEQTTGPTNTAEISFASSSDYMPYPYGTQTVNGAVDSFSANLTIERVGPVDTIKNYTVQVKTPVYNIEKMQNADFSTLSSAFVSKYTQTPSELPDRVAKLANKVTKDADSIYDKTKAIESYLSSSGTFTYSTDDAKETPRGADYVDQFLFETRIGYCDNFSTSMVVMLRSLGIPARWAKGYTPGEGEKKENDAKSTYTITNNNAHSWPEVFFPGTGWVPFEPTATFSNPEDFQEPTTETANKPETPNDSTSTPETPNTPEKTPEQDNGSSSTGEATKKEEPKTETAASNFKIPTWFWWIPAGLVTALLVLVVLFRRRIRSYLLLRSLKNKPAFGKTYHKLLKSLASYGYVRESSETLRHFAVRVDADLKTADFSRLTKIYEAQVYSNGLDEKVMSSDEMGLVEQVIGLINKNKK; from the coding sequence ATGAAAAGATACTTATCGCTCGTAATGCTGTTCATTCTATCGGTTTTACTTATCTCCGAGTGGATTTATCCTTTTGCCGAACTGACAGAACTCTCCACCGCAAATTGGATTATTTTATTTATCACTATTTCTCTCGGCAGTTTTTTCCTCCGTTTGAAATATTACTGGACCATCCCTCTTCATGTCGTAATGATTTTCATCGTTTCAGGAATTTATTACGCTAAAGGTGGTATTCTGTCCGCGAATTGGTTTAGTTCTTTTTTCCAAATTACCTTTAATGGATTTAAAGATATGGTGCAGTTCCGCTCGTCCGATATTTCTATGGACTTTATTTTAATCGTCTTTTTAATTGCGTTATGGCTTTTGAGTTATATTACTACTTATAGTATTTTGCGCAAACAGCGAATTATGAGTGTGTTAATTTTAACGGTTGCTTATTTAGCGGTTATTAATACTTTTACAGATTATAATAGTAATTGGGCGATTGTTCGGACCGTATTGGAAGGATTCCTACTACTTCATCTTGCGCTGGCTAGCCGAATTGCAGCACCAAATCGAATAAGTGCGGATTCCTTGAAACGAAATGGTCTCTTTTATCATGTTTTCGTGATTATGTTACTGGCGGTTTTTGTTTTTAGTTCGTTAATGCTTCCGAAAAAGGCTCCCATTTTCCCAGATCCTGTACCGACGATAAAAAATGCGCTTGGGATTAATACTACGCGCACGGTTGGCTATAGTGAAGACGACACAACGCTTGGTGGTGCACTCAAAAAGGATAACGGCACTGTATTTACCGCACGTACGGATAAAGGCCACTACTGGCGTGTAGAGTCGAAAACTAACTACACTGGTACCGGCTGGGCAAATGCAAACACAGGCGATGTGGTATCTTTTTCTTCTGGTGATACGTTCCCGATTCAACTTACAGAACAAACAACTGGTCCTACAAACACGGCTGAAATTAGTTTTGCTTCTTCTAGCGACTACATGCCTTACCCGTACGGAACGCAGACGGTTAATGGTGCGGTGGATTCGTTTAGTGCTAATTTGACGATTGAAAGAGTTGGACCGGTAGATACTATCAAAAATTATACTGTCCAAGTAAAAACACCTGTTTATAATATTGAAAAGATGCAGAACGCTGATTTTAGTACATTATCGAGCGCTTTTGTTTCGAAATATACGCAAACACCTAGTGAGTTACCGGATCGGGTTGCAAAACTGGCTAATAAAGTTACCAAAGACGCTGATTCCATTTATGATAAAACAAAGGCTATCGAAAGCTATCTAAGCTCTTCAGGCACGTTTACTTATAGCACAGATGATGCGAAAGAAACGCCTAGGGGAGCCGATTATGTCGACCAATTTTTATTTGAAACGCGGATTGGTTATTGTGATAATTTTTCTACTTCAATGGTAGTCATGCTTCGTTCGCTTGGGATTCCTGCAAGATGGGCCAAAGGTTACACACCCGGCGAGGGCGAGAAAAAAGAAAATGATGCGAAATCCACGTACACGATAACAAATAATAATGCGCATTCTTGGCCGGAAGTATTTTTCCCAGGTACTGGTTGGGTTCCATTTGAGCCAACAGCAACGTTCTCCAACCCAGAAGACTTCCAAGAACCAACAACCGAAACCGCTAATAAACCAGAAACACCGAACGATAGCACGAGCACGCCAGAAACACCAAACACCCCAGAAAAAACACCGGAACAAGATAACGGCAGCAGTTCCACTGGTGAAGCAACGAAAAAAGAAGAACCTAAAACAGAAACAGCGGCCTCTAATTTCAAAATTCCTACTTGGTTTTGGTGGATTCCCGCTGGATTAGTTACAGCATTACTTGTGTTAGTCGTATTATTCAGACGCAGAATTCGTAGTTATTTATTGCTTCGTTCACTGAAAAACAAACCCGCATTTGGCAAAACGTATCATAAACTATTGAAGTCACTCGCTTCTTATGGTTATGTGCGCGAATCAAGTGAAACTTTACGTCATTTTGCGGTGAGAGTTGATGCGGATTTAAAAACAGCTGATTTCTCACGACTGACTAAAATTTATGAAGCTCAGGTTTATAGTAATGGTTTGGATGAAAAAGTGATGAGTTCGGATGAAATGGGACTTGTTGAGCAAGTTATTGGGCTCATAAACAAAAATAAAAAATAA
- a CDS encoding DUF58 domain-containing protein, which yields MLKKRLLLASRWIIMLIIYAGLWAYTLFQGDTASWFLTYFFSFILLLLFLSSIYPLKAWKTNRNFIKNTYHDGDLVDMQVSFSRKSRYPVGYLLFQQKIPASFGKVSARQQVVYPLFKKNFTVTLAGFAGVRGIHSFPPLDVETSDAFGLLERSRQLSTEKTLTIYPTYFPDMLEKISEVSPENERNAAYWTLKKNSNLHSLREFSSGDRISLIDWKSSAKSDQLMTREFENSATSRLSVIFYGANHPNFELSLRAAYSFIRKISEDNGEIRVTLLGDQTSKFAPAKGANRLQDISIAFAEIAPVDSLTLQESLDSNLHAGEKILLFTPCIDTMLMQKVTRLTDNKQLQIITFQSEHSKAMDAPAIFLEPASLLSRRERETK from the coding sequence ATGTTGAAAAAACGCCTCCTTTTAGCATCTCGGTGGATTATTATGCTAATTATTTATGCTGGGCTTTGGGCTTATACGTTATTTCAAGGCGACACAGCTAGTTGGTTTTTAACCTATTTCTTTAGTTTTATCTTATTATTATTATTTTTGTCCTCGATTTATCCGCTCAAAGCGTGGAAAACAAATCGAAATTTCATTAAAAATACCTACCATGATGGCGATTTAGTCGATATGCAAGTATCGTTCTCTCGAAAATCGCGTTATCCAGTGGGTTATTTGTTGTTCCAACAAAAAATACCTGCTAGTTTTGGTAAAGTGAGCGCACGACAACAAGTAGTTTACCCGCTTTTCAAAAAGAATTTCACGGTGACGCTTGCTGGATTTGCCGGTGTTCGTGGGATTCATTCATTCCCGCCGCTAGACGTGGAAACGAGTGATGCATTCGGTTTACTGGAACGTTCGCGCCAATTGTCGACCGAAAAAACGCTCACTATTTACCCGACGTATTTTCCTGATATGCTAGAAAAAATCAGTGAAGTTTCTCCGGAAAACGAACGCAATGCAGCTTATTGGACGCTCAAGAAAAATAGCAACTTACACAGTTTGCGCGAATTTTCTTCCGGTGACCGGATTTCCCTTATCGACTGGAAATCTTCTGCTAAAAGTGACCAATTGATGACTCGGGAATTCGAAAATAGCGCAACATCACGCTTGTCAGTCATTTTTTATGGAGCTAACCATCCAAATTTCGAACTATCACTTCGGGCTGCTTACTCATTCATCCGCAAAATTTCCGAAGATAATGGGGAAATTCGCGTTACACTCCTAGGCGACCAAACGAGTAAATTTGCTCCAGCGAAAGGCGCGAATAGACTTCAAGATATTTCGATTGCTTTTGCTGAGATTGCACCGGTAGATAGTTTAACCCTACAAGAATCGCTTGATAGCAATTTACATGCTGGCGAGAAAATCCTTTTATTTACGCCGTGTATTGATACGATGTTAATGCAAAAAGTGACTCGTTTAACGGATAATAAACAGCTTCAAATTATTACATTTCAGTCAGAACATTCCAAAGCGATGGATGCTCCAGCGATTTTCCTTGAGCCAGCGAGTCTTCTAAGCAGACGGGAGCGTGAAACTAAATGA
- a CDS encoding AAA family ATPase yields the protein MSIEPSIKINEIINEVEKVIVGKRHVVKLSLTALLAGGHVLLEDVPGVGKTMMVRTLAKTIGVSFKRIQFTPDLLPADVTGVSIFNPETREFEFRPGPVMGNIVLADEINRTAPRTQAALLEGMAENSVTVDGITRKLADPFFVMATQNPIEYEGTYALPEAQLDRFLLKINIGYPTVEEEMQLLTLKQYQDPLDQTKQVVTLEELLNLKNKAKQVFIDDVLKNYIIRLVDASRKHPSVSLGISPRGSLAFMQAAQAFALIEGRDYVIPDDIQYLAPYIFTHRLILKSEAYYNEETAESIIASILKNTSVPVEKR from the coding sequence ATGTCTATAGAGCCATCCATTAAAATAAATGAGATTATTAATGAAGTTGAAAAAGTTATCGTCGGTAAACGACATGTTGTTAAATTAAGCTTAACTGCCCTACTTGCGGGTGGTCACGTATTACTGGAAGACGTTCCCGGGGTTGGTAAAACAATGATGGTGCGCACACTCGCAAAAACAATCGGGGTTTCCTTTAAACGAATTCAATTTACACCAGATTTACTCCCAGCTGATGTGACCGGGGTTTCGATTTTCAACCCAGAAACGCGCGAATTCGAATTCCGTCCAGGTCCAGTTATGGGAAATATTGTTCTCGCCGATGAAATTAATCGAACTGCACCGCGTACGCAGGCCGCTTTACTAGAAGGTATGGCCGAAAACAGTGTGACGGTTGATGGGATTACGCGCAAACTCGCTGATCCGTTTTTCGTAATGGCGACGCAAAATCCGATTGAATACGAAGGCACTTACGCTTTGCCAGAAGCCCAATTAGACCGATTTTTGCTTAAAATCAATATCGGCTATCCGACAGTTGAAGAAGAAATGCAGCTACTTACTTTAAAACAATACCAAGATCCACTTGACCAAACGAAGCAAGTTGTAACGCTAGAAGAATTGTTGAATTTAAAAAATAAAGCCAAACAAGTCTTTATTGATGATGTATTGAAAAATTATATCATTCGTTTAGTCGATGCGAGCCGAAAACACCCTTCTGTTTCGCTTGGGATTAGTCCGCGTGGCTCGTTAGCGTTTATGCAAGCCGCTCAAGCTTTTGCGCTTATTGAAGGTCGTGATTATGTGATTCCTGATGATATTCAGTATTTAGCGCCGTATATTTTCACCCATCGTCTCATTTTGAAGTCTGAAGCTTATTATAATGAGGAAACAGCCGAATCCATTATTGCTTCCATTCTGAAAAACACGTCAGTTCCGGTAGAGAAGAGGTAA
- a CDS encoding PucR family transcriptional regulator, with the protein MSVKLADLMKLPSLKEAKVVSGKSGLSKLVSSISVLEYTEVALLEDDLFDNDEFYGSEIVLSAFVNIRDDVEAQCRTIERLHKVGEVALILYYVGIFVPKIDQKLIDFANELDFTIIVMPENEMSLRYSEVIYEVVEAIVKQEMTDTNFVTESLEQISSVRPPQRNIDTTLKILSDRTHTSLVLTDNSFQVINSITWPRTRHWDFEKVIEASKQINENELVELHLDERDFYTARKPIFQDGMQAMHLFMMKEKGALTADVVLQITEVVQVFMNLWGRNYVEISTAELMKAILNDESVKMRRLGKILNIDVSSIKWMWLVKTEEIRDNERVLSELKSFVASHFDVSLIDLFEDNIVVLLDNSVAQRDRTHTANEFAMMMKEIGIELKITVCQGMEQTSDVQSAYSLVNEYKNAANAIYANKPIYSLQEIDFAAKCVGIVNCGELAIAEQMKPLKALDDNEELIGTLSVFLLEGESNYNQAAELLFLHKNTIKYRIQRINELLQYPATKIPESYNLYLAVAIRRLLGETNNNN; encoded by the coding sequence TTGAGCGTTAAATTGGCTGATTTAATGAAATTACCATCTTTAAAAGAAGCGAAAGTAGTATCTGGGAAATCTGGATTATCGAAGCTAGTTTCGTCTATTTCTGTTTTAGAATATACAGAGGTAGCTCTTTTAGAAGATGATTTATTTGATAATGATGAATTTTATGGCAGTGAAATAGTTTTATCTGCTTTTGTAAATATTCGTGACGATGTCGAGGCGCAGTGCCGGACGATTGAACGATTACATAAGGTTGGCGAGGTAGCTTTAATTCTTTACTACGTTGGTATATTTGTGCCGAAAATTGATCAAAAGCTGATTGATTTTGCAAATGAACTTGATTTTACCATTATCGTGATGCCAGAAAATGAGATGTCGCTTAGGTATAGTGAAGTGATTTATGAAGTAGTTGAAGCGATTGTGAAGCAAGAAATGACGGATACCAACTTTGTCACCGAGTCGTTAGAACAAATTTCGAGTGTGCGACCTCCGCAGCGGAATATTGATACGACGCTGAAAATCCTGTCTGACAGAACCCACACTTCACTCGTTTTAACCGATAATTCTTTTCAAGTAATTAATTCAATCACTTGGCCGCGAACACGCCACTGGGATTTTGAAAAAGTGATTGAAGCTTCTAAACAAATAAATGAAAATGAACTCGTGGAACTCCATTTGGATGAACGTGATTTCTATACGGCCAGAAAGCCGATTTTTCAAGATGGAATGCAGGCAATGCACTTATTTATGATGAAAGAAAAAGGGGCGCTAACTGCTGATGTAGTGTTGCAAATTACTGAGGTAGTCCAAGTATTTATGAACTTGTGGGGTCGCAACTATGTTGAAATCAGCACCGCCGAACTAATGAAGGCAATTTTGAATGATGAAAGTGTGAAGATGCGCCGACTTGGTAAAATTTTAAATATCGATGTTTCTTCTATTAAATGGATGTGGCTCGTGAAAACGGAAGAAATTCGCGACAATGAGCGGGTTTTGAGCGAACTAAAAAGCTTTGTCGCTAGCCATTTTGATGTTTCTTTGATTGATTTATTTGAAGATAATATTGTCGTTTTGCTGGATAATTCAGTTGCACAGCGCGACCGGACGCATACGGCCAATGAGTTTGCGATGATGATGAAGGAAATCGGGATAGAGCTAAAAATCACCGTTTGCCAAGGAATGGAGCAGACTTCGGATGTACAGAGCGCATATTCACTCGTAAATGAATACAAAAATGCCGCCAATGCGATTTACGCTAATAAGCCGATTTATTCACTTCAAGAAATCGATTTTGCTGCCAAGTGTGTGGGCATTGTTAATTGCGGCGAATTAGCGATTGCGGAACAAATGAAGCCGCTAAAAGCATTAGATGATAACGAAGAATTAATTGGAACGTTGTCAGTATTCTTGCTAGAAGGCGAGTCGAATTATAATCAAGCCGCCGAACTGCTCTTTTTGCATAAAAATACGATTAAATACAGGATTCAACGAATAAATGAGTTACTGCAATATCCGGCGACAAAAATTCCAGAGTCGTATAATCTCTATTTAGCTGTAGCAATTCGTCGTTTACTTGGCGAAACAAACAATAATAATTAA
- a CDS encoding cytosine permease, producing MTEKNTVEQTQSWQSLAFLWTGAMICVPSLLVGGTLISGMPLWEAILIALLGYGVIVLFMIYQGMQSSDLGIPAVSVASQVFGEQGSKKIISILLAIACLGWFGIQANVCGAAFSQFLGIYGINVPIPVSSLIWGVIMLLSAIYGIRILSILNYIAVPILLFVCIYGLVVSLNNGGLAIVENYKPANSMSFMTGLAITIGSFALGAVIAGDYSQYTKSRKDVVKAAIIGILPSGVLMITVGAVLALTAGTADISVVFTNLGLPVLGIIGLILAAWTTNAVNAFSGGIAIINVFNISEKYHKVAVAVAGGLGTLLAVIGILNHFVPIMSVLSAMVPPVAGVMIASYWIVQKGDKSKWAPVAGVNWLGVGSWLVGAVIAGIPVILTFFPSLPQLPNQPLIGIILSLIVYLVGAKVLSAKTEKVENLEGK from the coding sequence ATGACAGAGAAAAACACAGTTGAGCAGACACAATCCTGGCAAAGTTTGGCATTTTTATGGACTGGCGCAATGATTTGCGTACCGAGTCTCCTTGTAGGTGGAACGCTTATTTCGGGCATGCCTCTATGGGAAGCAATTTTAATAGCACTTTTAGGATATGGAGTTATTGTCTTATTTATGATATATCAAGGAATGCAAAGTAGTGACTTAGGCATTCCGGCAGTTAGTGTAGCATCGCAAGTATTTGGCGAACAAGGATCTAAGAAAATTATATCGATTCTTTTAGCAATTGCTTGTCTAGGCTGGTTTGGGATTCAAGCAAACGTCTGTGGTGCAGCATTTTCACAGTTCCTCGGTATTTATGGAATTAATGTTCCAATACCAGTATCTTCCTTGATTTGGGGAGTAATCATGTTACTATCAGCTATCTATGGTATTCGTATTTTGAGTATTTTAAATTATATTGCAGTTCCGATTTTACTTTTTGTATGTATTTATGGCTTGGTTGTTTCGTTAAACAATGGCGGGCTTGCGATTGTTGAAAATTATAAACCAGCAAACAGCATGTCGTTCATGACTGGGCTTGCGATTACAATCGGCTCGTTCGCATTAGGTGCCGTTATTGCCGGCGATTACTCGCAGTATACAAAATCACGTAAAGACGTTGTTAAAGCAGCGATCATCGGCATTTTGCCATCAGGTGTTTTAATGATTACAGTTGGTGCGGTTCTCGCGCTAACAGCTGGAACGGCAGATATTTCGGTCGTATTTACCAATTTAGGTTTGCCAGTACTTGGAATTATCGGTTTGATTTTGGCAGCTTGGACAACCAATGCAGTTAATGCGTTTTCCGGCGGGATCGCGATTATTAACGTTTTCAACATCTCTGAAAAATATCATAAAGTAGCCGTAGCAGTTGCTGGTGGGCTTGGAACACTGCTAGCTGTTATCGGTATTCTAAACCATTTTGTACCAATTATGTCCGTACTTTCAGCGATGGTTCCACCAGTTGCCGGAGTAATGATTGCATCTTACTGGATCGTTCAAAAAGGCGACAAATCCAAATGGGCACCAGTTGCAGGCGTTAACTGGCTTGGCGTAGGATCTTGGTTAGTAGGTGCTGTGATTGCAGGGATTCCAGTCATTTTGACATTCTTCCCTTCACTACCACAATTACCAAATCAACCACTTATCGGTATTATTTTGTCACTAATTGTTTATCTCGTTGGGGCGAAAGTATTGAGTGCGAAAACGGAAAAAGTAGAGAACTTGGAGGGAAAATAA
- a CDS encoding DUF917 domain-containing protein yields MRYLDEQAIEDIAIGAAFLGTGGGGDPYMGKMMALTAIKKYGPIQLLSPDEIADDDYFIPAAMMGAPSVLIEKFPKGDEFVRVFEKLGKYVGKEVKGTFPMEAGGVNSMIPIVVAAQLGLPMVDCDGMGRAFPELQMVTFHLDGISATPMAITDEKGNIGIMETIDNRWTERLARVTTVEMGASSLVSLYPCNGAQIKQSSIKNIVTLSEEIGKVIRETSIDEAEKLQKLLDVTHGYHLFEGKITDVIRETRAGFNFGRVKIDGLNKDADSEVIVHFQNENLVAEKNGEPIAITPDLICMVDLETLMPVTTEALKYGKRVRVMALPADDAWRTEKGIETVGPRYFGYDVDFEPLEELVKKEERRHV; encoded by the coding sequence ATGCGTTACTTAGACGAACAAGCTATTGAAGATATTGCGATTGGTGCGGCATTTTTAGGCACTGGTGGCGGAGGAGATCCGTACATGGGCAAAATGATGGCCCTAACAGCGATTAAAAAATACGGACCAATCCAACTGTTATCTCCAGACGAAATCGCGGATGATGATTACTTTATTCCAGCAGCAATGATGGGAGCACCATCTGTACTTATAGAAAAATTTCCAAAAGGGGACGAATTCGTTCGCGTCTTTGAAAAACTAGGTAAATATGTAGGAAAAGAAGTGAAAGGAACATTCCCAATGGAAGCGGGCGGCGTTAACTCGATGATTCCAATCGTTGTAGCAGCGCAACTTGGTTTGCCAATGGTCGATTGTGATGGCATGGGTCGAGCTTTCCCAGAACTACAAATGGTTACTTTCCATTTAGATGGTATTTCCGCAACGCCAATGGCTATCACCGATGAAAAAGGAAATATTGGCATCATGGAAACAATTGATAACAGATGGACTGAACGACTTGCACGCGTGACTACGGTCGAAATGGGCGCAAGTTCGCTTGTTAGCTTGTATCCTTGTAATGGTGCGCAAATTAAACAAAGTAGTATTAAAAATATCGTGACACTTTCAGAAGAAATCGGTAAAGTCATTCGCGAAACATCAATTGACGAAGCAGAAAAACTGCAAAAACTATTGGATGTGACGCACGGTTACCATTTATTCGAAGGTAAAATCACTGATGTTATTCGTGAAACGCGCGCTGGCTTTAACTTTGGCCGTGTGAAAATTGACGGGCTTAACAAAGATGCAGACAGCGAAGTCATCGTCCATTTCCAAAACGAAAACCTTGTTGCAGAGAAAAATGGCGAACCTATCGCGATTACACCAGATTTAATTTGTATGGTGGATTTGGAAACACTGATGCCAGTAACGACAGAAGCGCTAAAATATGGCAAACGTGTCCGCGTGATGGCACTTCCAGCTGATGATGCTTGGCGTACCGAGAAAGGCATCGAAACAGTTGGGCCGCGCTATTTCGGCTATGATGTCGATTTTGAACCGCTAGAAGAACTTGTCAAAAAGGAGGAACGCCGCCATGTATAA